The Mycobacteriales bacterium region GTACGTCGGCGAGTTGGACTTCGAGGGCCTCGCAGATCGAGGCGAGCAACTCGGAGGAGGCTTCCTTCTGGCCGCGTTCGACCTCGGACAGATACCCCAGGCTCACCCGGGCGGCGGAGGACACCTCTCGCAACGTGCGTTGCTGGCGCAGCCGCTGGCCGCGCAGTGTGTCGCCGAGAACTCGACGGAGCAGAGCCATCCGCTGCACCCCTCTCTCTCTTTGCGCTGTCTTTGTCACGGTACCCCTGGGTCTCGCGGCCTACCCGACCCGAATGGGCGTGTCAGCCGTGAGCGTAACGCCCGCGTCACTGCGCCGATTCCACCCGACCGACCCCCAGAGCGCCGGCCAGGACCTCGAGGGCGCCCAGGACGGCCTGGCGCCGGATCTCGGCCCGGTCACCGGCCAGGTGCAGCGCGCGCACCGCCCCCGACCCGGCTCCGGCCGGCTGGTCCGGGCCGGCGATTCCGACGAAGACCGTCCCCACGGCGACGCCGTCCTGCTCGTCGGGCCCGGCCACGCCGGTGACGGCGAGCCCCCAGGTCGCACCCAGCCGCGTCCGGGTCCCGGCGGCGAGGGCGGCGGCGACGTCCGGGCTGACGGGCCCCTGCGCGTCGAGCAACGGGCCGGGTACGCCGGCCAGCGACGCCTTGAGGTCGGTGGCGTAGACCACCAGGCCGCCGCGGAAGGTGCTGCTGGCGCCCGGGGTGTCGGTGAGCGCGGCCGAGAGCAGGCCGGCGGTGAGCGACTCGGCGACGGCCACGGTCTGGTCGCGGGCCCGCAGGACGACGTGCACCTGATCGGCCAGGGTCACGAGTGCTGTTCCCGGCCCGCCGCGGGCGAGCGGCCGGATCCCGTCGACAGCCGCGAGCGGCGACGCATGCTCACCGCCCGGGCCACGTAGTCCGCGCCCGTCACCAGGGTGAGGGCGACCGCGACCGCCATCACGATCACGGCCACCATGTGGGCCGGCCCGGACAGCGGGAGCACGTAGAGACCGATCGCCACCGCCTGCACGAAGGTCTTCAGCTTGCCGCCCCTGCTGGCCGGCATCACGCCGTGCCGGATCACCCAGAACCGCAGCATGGTGACGCCGACCTCGCGGACGACGACGACCACCGTGACCCACCAGGCCAGCAGCCCCAGCGTGGACAGGCCGACCAGCGCCGTACCGATGAGGGCCTTGTCGGCGATCGGGTCGGCCAGCTTGCCGAACTCGGTGACCAGGCCCCGGCGGCGCGCCAGGTCGCCGTCGATGCGGTCGGTCAGCGACGCGACCGCGAAGATGGCGCAGGCCACGATCCGCCAGCCGGTGTTGGTGCCGCCGTCGTGCACGAGGGCGAGCGCGAAGACCGGTACCAGCAGCAGTCGAAGCACGGTGAGACCGTTGGCGATGTTGAGCAGCCGGGCCGTCTGGGGCGCGGTCGCGGCGGGGTCGGGAACGAGGTTGCTCACCCCGAC contains the following coding sequences:
- a CDS encoding CinA family protein yields the protein MTLADQVHVVLRARDQTVAVAESLTAGLLSAALTDTPGASSTFRGGLVVYATDLKASLAGVPGPLLDAQGPVSPDVAAALAAGTRTRLGATWGLAVTGVAGPDEQDGVAVGTVFVGIAGPDQPAGAGSGAVRALHLAGDRAEIRRQAVLGALEVLAGALGVGRVESAQ
- a CDS encoding helix-turn-helix transcriptional regulator, with the protein product MALLRRVLGDTLRGQRLRQQRTLREVSSAARVSLGYLSEVERGQKEASSELLASICEALEVQLADVLGEVSETMRGAEIPASTGQAAERVHASVGAALPRTDTMDRLDKVIIGPMHDSQDRRVTAAA
- the pgsA gene encoding CDP-diacylglycerol--glycerol-3-phosphate 3-phosphatidyltransferase, which gives rise to MSNLVPDPAATAPQTARLLNIANGLTVLRLLLVPVFALALVHDGGTNTGWRIVACAIFAVASLTDRIDGDLARRRGLVTEFGKLADPIADKALIGTALVGLSTLGLLAWWVTVVVVVREVGVTMLRFWVIRHGVMPASRGGKLKTFVQAVAIGLYVLPLSGPAHMVAVIVMAVAVALTLVTGADYVARAVSMRRRSRLSTGSGRSPAAGREQHS